In one Gossypium hirsutum isolate 1008001.06 chromosome D09, Gossypium_hirsutum_v2.1, whole genome shotgun sequence genomic region, the following are encoded:
- the LOC107891288 gene encoding 1-acyl-sn-glycerol-3-phosphate acyltransferase 2, producing the protein MAIAAAAVIVPLGLLFFISGLAVNLIQAVCFVLIRPLSKNTYRKINRVLAELLWLQLVWLVDWWAGVKIEVFADHESFNLMGKEHALVICNHRSDIDWLVGWVLAQRSGCLGSTLAVMKKSSKFLPVIGWSMWFSEYLFLERSWAKDENTLKAGIQRLKDFPRPFWLALFVEGTRFTQAKLLAAQEYATSQGLPVPRNVLIPRTKGFVSAVSHMRSFVPAIYDMTVAIPKSSPSPTMLRLFKGQSSVVHVHVKRRLMKELPETDEDVAQWCKDLFVEKDKLLDKHIAEDTFSDQPLQDIGRPIKSLLVVASWACLVAYGAYNFLQWSSLLSSWKGIALSAVGLAIVTILMQIMILFSQSERSTPAKVAPGKPKNNSESSEARRDKQQ; encoded by the exons ATGGCGATTGCAGCGGCAGCTGTTATCGTCCCATTGGGCCTTCTTTTCTTCATCTCCGGCCTCGCTGTGAATCTCATTCAG GCAGTATGCTTTGTTCTTATTCGACCACTGTCCAAGAACACATATAGAAAGATCAATAGGGTATTGGCAGAGTTGTTGTGGCTGCAACTAGTTTGGCTGGTTGATTGGTGGGCAGGCGTTAAG ATTGAAGTGTTCGCAGATCATGAAAGCTTCAATTTAATGG gtAAGGAACATGCCCTTGTCATATGCAATCACAGAAGTGATATTGATTGGTTAGTTGGATGGGTTTTAGCACAG AGGTCAGGTTGTCTTGGCAGTACATTAGCTGTAATGAAGAAATCATCAAAATTCCTGCCG GTCATAGGTTGGTCAATGTGGTTTTCTGAGTATCTGTTTTTGGAACGAAGCTGGGCCAAGGATGAAAACACATTAAAG GCAGGTATTCAACGTTTAAAGGACTTCCCACGGCCATTTTGGTTGGCACTTTTTGTAGAAGGAACTCGGTTTACACAAGCAAAGCTTCTAGCAGCTCAAGAATATGCAACCTCACAAGGATTGCCTGTACCTAGAAATGTTTTAATTCCTCGTACTAAG GGTTTTGTTTCGGCCGTAAGTCATATGCGTTCATTTGTTCCAGCTATTTATGATATGACAGTGGCTATTCCTAAAAGCTCACCTTCACCTACAATGCTTAGACTGTTCAAGGGACAATCTTCTGTG GTGCATGTGCATGTCAAGCGGCGTCTTATGAAGGAACTTCCTGAAACAGATGAGGATGTTGCACAATGGTGTAAAGATCTTTTTGTGGAGAAA GACAAGTTGTTGGACAAGCATATAGCTGAGGACACTTTCAGTGACCAACCATTGCAGGATATCGGTCGGCCTATTAAATCTCTTCTG GTTGTTGCTTCttgggcatgtcttgtggcttATGGAGCTTATAATTTTCTGCAATGGTCTTCACTTTTATCATCATGGAAAGGGATTGCATTGTCAGCAGTTGGGTTGGCTATTGTTACCATACTCATGCAAATCATGATCCTATTCTCACAGTCTGAGCGTTCAACTCCTGCTAAGGTTGCACCTGGGAAGCCCAAGAACAACAGTGAGAGTTCAGAGGCAAGACGAGACAAGCAGCAGTAG